A stretch of Jatrophihabitans sp. DNA encodes these proteins:
- a CDS encoding SDR family NAD(P)-dependent oxidoreductase produces the protein MTDQTDFEISSTDIAIVGMSGRFPGAADVAELWANIRAGQSGITRFSDAELREAGVAEHLLADPSYVKAAAVIEGIEDFDADFFGVGPREAQILDPQQRLYLEHNWQALEDAGCDPTRFDGAIGVFGGSAWSSYLQHNLMPNPMANAMGEMVVGLANDKDSLTTRVAHTLGLTGPAFSIQSYCSTSLVAVCVASSSLANFECDLALAGGVAVNVPHRVGYLYSEGGIAPSDAECRAFDASGQGAVLGSGVGVVALRRLSDALAAGDRIYAVIRGWAVNNDGGRKVGFTAPGVQGQAAVIAEALSSADLGAADIDYVEAHGTGTALGDASELAALQQVFSGEDCLIGSIKTNLGHLDRAAGVTNLIKTSLALHRSEIPPTRNLLTPNPQLSAGDARLEVVTELRSWPRTAARTRRAGVSAFGIGGTNAHVVLEEAPVTERPEPAARPELLVWSARTAAAAEARTAGLAEHLADSATGDRLCDVAHTLQSGRRAFEHRRVLVASTPAEAAQGIDTGQVLASTESRTDRPVGFLIAGTGEQYPGMAADLYRDEPVFRSALEQCRQILIERLDGLDPLEDMLAPRLTGSDNLSRLLGREPDSAAATPAGDRTDRLQPATFAVEYALAQLVLSWGIKPTVLAGYSVGEYVAACLSGVLSLESALALVAYRATLINTLPAGAMAAVSLSPTELAQSLRRAGIDGIDIAAVNGAQLTVVAGEPASIAAFRAFLETESVPCRLLATSHAFHSRMLEPIKDTLTAWVAERIPLAAPAIPYLSNVTGTFATTEQVTDPAYWAEHMCAPVLFEASLKTLLEQGDLALLEIGPGQSLGAMARGHQDCAQERWRRVVASLPAASDPRPAGTVLTEMVGRLWLAGVAVDWAGYQQDRPVAKVGLPGYPFQRERYWIDAPAAAEQPALSPVAVARPAVAADGAGAGGPDSEDHVQLLTPRWLPTPLSGSAAAPARHILLADGASADGVAQALANLLRQNGAEPVLARDESGLAELVRTAPDGLKATVLDLRLLDRGPELDGRDLVPMIADLINACGSDGASDASVVLVTRGGQLVNPGESPLPGHAAVAVLPVVANMEYLNLECRAVDLDPAADATAAAAALAAELAHPATEVLVAYRDGLRHLREFAAAADDPAALPAVPVRSGGTYLITGGLGGIGLVLAEHLAWAGARRLVLTSRSGAPTGATDPRQRDLERLRELGVELVLARADAGDADAMREVIAQTLATGPLHGIVHAAAQVGRDTFRPLRTVDVESTAVHFEAKVGGAQVLQTLLAELPAEQAPDFCVLFSSTSAVLGGLGFASYAAANAALTAIACRNAAGSTRWIAASWDTWANTLEQAQDGTGATMLAHSMTSEQGLSAFDRLLSQPRASVVVAAAGLDTRLPRLTSAIEEPVASDRRFPRPELPQPYSPPLTATERALAEVWAGVLGVEPVGTRDNFFDLSGNSLLALQMLALVKKRFGVAVASVTLFEAPTVHALAAVLDQQGGGLANRPASSVAGQPVARTTTAVPTAANGSSADVLPAVRPVPLAPAARTAPTRSHRAGSAVDDDDRRIAVVGMAGRFPGAGDVGTFWQNLCNGVESISFFSEEELLASGVSKLELSHPSYVPARPVLDDISGFDAGFFGISPRMAALTDPQQRLFLEVCWEALEQSGYAAAEHRGRVGVYGGANISTYLLQMPEEAVLGNDVSTYEIIMGNDKDALTTTVSYLFDLYGPSVAVQTFCSTSLVATHLAMQSLRNGECELALAGGVSIRVPNKVGHTFGPGGMESPDGHVRTFDANARGSMFGDGAAVVALKRLPDAIRDGDHIWSVLRGSAINNDGALKVGYTAPSVVGQARVIADALADAGVTGEDISYIEAHGTATELGDPIELAALTRAFGPTTDNQYCPIGSVKTNIGHLDRAAGVTGLIKTSLALREELIPASLHYTSPNPEIDFENSPFYVNSNLSPWRTRDGRLPMAGINSLGMGGTNVHVVVEQAPTRALSAAPESTARRYQVLPVSARTAAAAGQACDRLAAHLGGVAGARLVDVAYTLQVGRKTFEHRRVAVAQDLAEAAGVLSGSESAGGASLLSRVDAVRGRQLAMLFTGVGEQYPGMVSELYRREPVFAAALAECLTLLSPELPDTDLLDLLAGPRGAVAGLAALLGRTDSTQDPRAAALERTEVVQPALFAVEYALARTLQAWGVQPQVMLGYSLGEYVAACLAGVLSLPDAVALVCHRAKLIATVAPGSMIAVSLTAEQLQARFPLSERQLDIAAFNGPQVTVVAGPVPAVQALAEDLRKAEVPCRLLSTTHAFHSRMLEQVGEQLTSWVAANVRLNPPQLSYISNLTGGYAEADLVCDPGYWAKHMCQPVQFAAGAQTLLADPELAVLEVGPGQSLGALIRGAGAEPRQWPLILSLLPAANDNRPDDAVLTDALARLWLLGVELDWVSHHDRQPGAQEPELDLRPGRVPLPTYPFQRQRYWIDGAPRGLSGALPATAPAQSEPASQAPSEMSFDTIATLPKLDEDEWLHLPVWRQTARPAAAEQQPGLWLVYTRGGTADEVVARLRRTLPSTATVDVVRPGDGYAAVEDGYTVRPGNVEDTLALLRELRSAGRPLTRAVHLWALESAPDEVMLSQGVHTLVALARAAGELGMDTWSLDVVVSGTQQVLDDDVSRPYAATLTGPCRVIPLEYPNVTSRLVDLDPAPIMSPAAIAGLLAELQSPQADALVALRHGRRWLPEYHRMVAPPVTQGAGGDVLREGGVYLITGGLGGIALAMAERLARDYSAKLVLLGRNGLPERSQWPAILAADPESGKVDDRTRRRVAAVSGLLEHGAEVEIVTGDVASTDDVRRAVELALERFGALHGVLHVAGLPAMGLMQFKRPAELDLVLAPKVAGTLAIADALRIGKPDEIELDFLALFSSITSTTGGGPGQVDYCSGNAFLDSYAYQLAATGRRVLSINWGEWTWNAWEEGLTGYADTLADFFRENRARIGIGFEEGWRSLLRVLACDEPRIVVSTQDFETMVGYSSKFTVAAVTSTAMSGGGGTRHPRPELVTSYQEPSGAVETAIAAIWSESLRLEQVGAADNFFELGGNSLLGVSIVAALRAEFTSVELPPHILYEAPTVAALGRVIETAQSGDAVTGGSANGDGEDGSQVRAQLRRSGLEASAGRRKARQGQQQTKDLTGTETEQS, from the coding sequence ATGACAGACCAGACCGATTTCGAGATCTCCAGCACCGACATCGCCATCGTCGGCATGTCCGGGCGGTTCCCCGGCGCGGCCGACGTCGCCGAGCTGTGGGCCAACATCCGGGCGGGCCAGTCTGGCATCACCCGCTTCAGCGACGCCGAGCTGCGCGAGGCCGGAGTGGCCGAGCACCTGCTGGCCGACCCGAGCTATGTCAAGGCCGCGGCGGTGATCGAGGGCATCGAGGACTTCGACGCCGACTTCTTCGGGGTCGGTCCGCGGGAGGCGCAGATCCTGGACCCGCAGCAGCGGCTGTACCTGGAGCACAACTGGCAGGCACTGGAGGACGCCGGCTGTGACCCGACCCGCTTCGACGGAGCGATCGGGGTGTTCGGCGGCAGCGCCTGGAGCTCCTACCTGCAGCACAACCTGATGCCCAACCCGATGGCCAACGCCATGGGCGAGATGGTGGTGGGGCTGGCCAACGACAAGGACTCGCTCACCACCAGGGTGGCCCACACCCTCGGCCTGACCGGTCCGGCCTTCAGCATCCAGAGCTACTGCTCGACCTCGCTGGTCGCGGTCTGCGTTGCCTCGAGCAGCCTGGCCAACTTCGAGTGCGATCTCGCGTTGGCCGGTGGCGTCGCGGTGAACGTCCCGCATCGGGTCGGCTACCTCTACTCCGAGGGCGGCATCGCCCCGTCGGACGCCGAGTGCCGGGCCTTCGACGCCTCCGGTCAGGGCGCGGTGCTGGGCAGCGGCGTCGGCGTGGTCGCGCTGCGCCGGCTGTCGGACGCCCTTGCAGCCGGGGACCGCATCTACGCGGTGATCCGCGGCTGGGCGGTCAACAACGACGGCGGCCGCAAGGTCGGCTTCACCGCCCCCGGCGTGCAGGGCCAGGCAGCCGTGATCGCCGAGGCGCTGTCCAGCGCGGACCTCGGCGCCGCTGACATCGACTACGTCGAGGCGCACGGCACCGGCACCGCCCTCGGCGATGCCTCCGAACTCGCCGCCCTGCAGCAGGTGTTCTCCGGCGAGGACTGCCTGATCGGCTCGATCAAGACCAACCTCGGCCACCTGGACCGTGCCGCGGGCGTCACCAACCTGATCAAGACCTCGCTGGCGTTGCACAGGTCCGAGATCCCGCCCACCCGCAACCTCCTCACTCCCAACCCGCAGCTGTCGGCAGGCGATGCCCGCCTGGAGGTCGTCACCGAGCTGCGCAGCTGGCCGCGGACGGCGGCGCGCACCCGGCGGGCCGGCGTCAGCGCGTTCGGCATCGGGGGCACCAATGCCCATGTGGTGCTGGAGGAAGCCCCGGTCACCGAGCGGCCCGAGCCGGCGGCTCGTCCGGAGTTGCTGGTGTGGTCGGCTCGCACCGCCGCCGCGGCCGAAGCCCGGACCGCCGGCCTGGCCGAGCACCTGGCCGACAGCGCGACCGGCGACCGGCTCTGCGACGTCGCCCACACCCTGCAGAGCGGGCGACGGGCCTTCGAGCACCGCCGGGTCCTGGTGGCCTCGACGCCCGCCGAGGCGGCGCAGGGCATCGACACCGGCCAGGTGCTGGCCAGCACCGAATCCCGTACCGACCGTCCGGTCGGATTCCTGATCGCCGGCACCGGCGAGCAGTACCCGGGCATGGCCGCTGACCTCTACCGCGACGAGCCGGTGTTCCGGTCGGCGCTGGAGCAGTGCCGCCAGATCCTGATCGAGCGGCTGGACGGGCTGGACCCGCTGGAGGACATGCTCGCGCCGCGGCTGACGGGTTCGGACAACCTCAGTCGGCTGCTCGGCCGTGAGCCCGATAGCGCCGCCGCGACGCCGGCCGGAGACCGGACCGACCGGTTGCAGCCGGCCACCTTCGCGGTGGAGTACGCGCTGGCCCAGCTGGTGCTGTCCTGGGGCATCAAGCCCACCGTGCTGGCCGGCTACAGCGTCGGCGAGTACGTGGCGGCCTGTCTGTCCGGGGTGCTCAGCCTCGAGTCGGCGCTGGCCCTGGTGGCCTACCGCGCCACCCTGATCAACACGCTGCCGGCCGGCGCCATGGCCGCGGTGTCGCTGTCGCCGACCGAGCTGGCGCAGAGCCTGCGCCGGGCCGGGATCGATGGGATCGACATCGCCGCGGTCAACGGCGCCCAGCTGACGGTGGTCGCCGGCGAACCGGCCTCGATCGCGGCGTTCCGGGCGTTCCTGGAAACCGAGTCGGTGCCCTGCCGGCTGCTGGCCACCAGCCACGCCTTCCATTCCCGGATGTTGGAGCCGATCAAGGACACCCTGACCGCCTGGGTCGCCGAGCGGATTCCGCTGGCCGCGCCGGCAATCCCGTACCTGTCCAACGTCACCGGAACGTTCGCCACCACCGAGCAGGTCACCGACCCGGCGTACTGGGCCGAGCACATGTGTGCCCCGGTGCTGTTCGAGGCGAGCCTGAAGACCCTGCTGGAGCAGGGTGATCTGGCATTGCTGGAGATCGGTCCGGGGCAGTCCCTCGGGGCGATGGCCCGCGGGCACCAGGACTGCGCGCAGGAGCGCTGGCGCCGGGTGGTGGCCTCGCTGCCGGCAGCCAGCGACCCGCGCCCGGCCGGCACGGTGCTGACCGAGATGGTCGGCCGGCTCTGGCTGGCCGGGGTAGCCGTCGATTGGGCCGGCTACCAGCAGGATCGGCCGGTGGCCAAGGTCGGCCTGCCGGGTTACCCCTTCCAGCGCGAGCGGTACTGGATCGACGCCCCGGCCGCCGCCGAGCAGCCGGCGCTGTCGCCGGTCGCCGTGGCACGGCCCGCTGTCGCCGCCGACGGCGCCGGAGCCGGTGGGCCGGACAGCGAGGACCACGTCCAGCTGCTGACCCCGCGCTGGCTGCCCACGCCGCTGTCGGGCTCGGCGGCCGCTCCCGCGCGCCACATCCTGCTGGCCGACGGCGCCAGCGCCGACGGCGTGGCACAGGCGCTGGCAAACCTGCTGCGCCAGAACGGCGCCGAGCCGGTCCTGGCCCGCGACGAGTCCGGCCTGGCAGAGCTGGTGCGAACCGCACCGGACGGCCTCAAGGCCACCGTGCTGGACCTCAGACTGCTCGACCGGGGACCCGAGCTCGACGGCCGCGACCTGGTGCCGATGATCGCCGACCTGATCAACGCCTGCGGCAGCGACGGCGCCAGCGATGCCAGCGTCGTGCTGGTCACCCGCGGCGGCCAGCTGGTCAACCCGGGGGAGAGCCCGTTGCCCGGGCACGCCGCCGTGGCGGTGCTGCCGGTGGTGGCGAACATGGAGTACCTCAACCTCGAGTGCCGCGCTGTGGACCTGGACCCGGCGGCTGACGCCACCGCGGCCGCTGCCGCGCTGGCAGCCGAGCTGGCGCATCCGGCGACCGAGGTCCTGGTCGCCTACCGGGACGGCCTGCGGCACCTGCGCGAATTCGCCGCTGCCGCCGACGACCCGGCCGCCCTGCCGGCGGTGCCGGTGCGCTCCGGTGGCACCTACCTGATCACCGGCGGCCTCGGCGGGATCGGGCTGGTGCTGGCTGAGCACCTTGCCTGGGCCGGCGCCCGCCGGCTGGTGCTGACCAGCCGGTCCGGCGCGCCGACCGGCGCCACCGACCCGCGCCAGCGCGACCTGGAACGGCTGCGCGAGCTGGGCGTCGAGCTGGTGCTGGCGCGAGCCGACGCCGGTGACGCCGACGCGATGCGCGAGGTGATCGCCCAGACGCTGGCCACCGGCCCGCTGCACGGCATCGTGCACGCCGCGGCGCAGGTCGGCCGGGACACCTTCCGGCCGCTGCGCACCGTCGATGTCGAGTCCACGGCGGTGCACTTCGAGGCCAAGGTGGGGGGCGCGCAGGTTCTGCAGACGCTGCTCGCCGAACTGCCCGCCGAGCAGGCCCCGGACTTCTGCGTGCTGTTCTCCTCCACCTCGGCGGTGCTGGGCGGACTGGGCTTTGCCAGCTACGCCGCCGCCAACGCCGCGCTGACCGCGATCGCCTGCCGCAACGCCGCCGGTTCGACCCGGTGGATCGCGGCCAGCTGGGACACCTGGGCCAACACCCTGGAGCAGGCCCAGGACGGCACCGGCGCGACGATGCTGGCCCATTCGATGACCAGCGAGCAGGGCCTGAGCGCCTTTGACCGGCTGCTGTCCCAGCCCCGGGCCAGCGTGGTGGTCGCGGCGGCCGGGCTGGACACCCGGCTGCCCCGACTGACCTCGGCGATCGAGGAGCCGGTGGCCAGTGACCGCCGCTTCCCCCGTCCGGAGCTGCCGCAGCCCTACAGCCCGCCGCTGACCGCCACCGAACGAGCGCTGGCCGAGGTCTGGGCCGGCGTGCTCGGTGTCGAGCCGGTCGGAACCCGCGACAACTTCTTCGACCTCAGCGGCAACTCGCTGCTGGCGTTGCAGATGCTGGCGCTGGTCAAGAAGCGCTTCGGCGTCGCGGTCGCCTCGGTGACGCTGTTCGAGGCGCCGACCGTGCACGCGCTCGCGGCGGTGCTGGACCAGCAGGGCGGCGGCCTGGCCAACCGGCCTGCCAGCAGCGTTGCCGGCCAGCCGGTTGCCCGCACCACGACAGCCGTACCCACCGCTGCCAACGGCTCATCGGCCGATGTCCTGCCGGCAGTGCGGCCGGTGCCCCTGGCGCCCGCCGCCCGGACCGCGCCGACCCGCTCACACCGGGCCGGGTCGGCCGTCGATGACGACGACCGGCGGATCGCGGTCGTCGGGATGGCCGGCCGGTTCCCCGGCGCCGGCGATGTCGGCACCTTCTGGCAGAACCTCTGCAACGGCGTGGAGTCGATCAGCTTCTTCTCCGAGGAGGAGCTGCTCGCCTCCGGCGTCAGCAAGCTCGAGCTGTCCCATCCCAGCTATGTGCCGGCTCGTCCGGTGCTCGATGACATCAGCGGCTTCGACGCGGGCTTCTTCGGCATCAGCCCCCGGATGGCGGCGCTCACCGACCCGCAGCAGCGGCTGTTCCTGGAGGTCTGCTGGGAGGCGCTGGAGCAGTCCGGCTACGCCGCGGCAGAACACCGCGGACGGGTCGGGGTGTACGGCGGCGCCAACATCAGCACCTACCTGCTGCAGATGCCTGAAGAGGCGGTGCTGGGCAACGACGTCAGCACCTACGAGATCATCATGGGCAACGACAAGGACGCCCTGACCACGACGGTGTCCTACCTGTTCGACCTCTACGGGCCCAGCGTCGCGGTGCAGACCTTCTGCTCGACCTCGCTGGTGGCCACCCACCTGGCGATGCAGAGCCTGCGCAACGGCGAATGCGAGCTGGCGCTGGCCGGCGGGGTGTCGATCCGGGTTCCGAACAAGGTGGGCCACACCTTCGGCCCCGGCGGCATGGAGTCACCCGACGGTCACGTCCGCACCTTCGACGCCAACGCCCGGGGCAGCATGTTCGGCGACGGCGCGGCCGTGGTCGCGCTCAAGCGGCTGCCCGACGCCATCCGCGACGGCGACCACATCTGGTCGGTGCTGCGCGGCTCGGCGATCAACAACGACGGCGCGCTCAAGGTCGGCTACACCGCCCCGAGCGTGGTGGGCCAGGCCCGGGTGATCGCGGACGCGCTCGCCGACGCCGGTGTCACCGGTGAGGACATCAGCTACATCGAGGCGCACGGCACCGCGACCGAACTCGGCGACCCGATCGAGCTGGCGGCGCTGACCCGCGCCTTCGGCCCGACCACCGACAACCAGTACTGCCCGATCGGATCGGTCAAGACCAACATCGGTCACCTGGACCGCGCGGCCGGGGTGACCGGGCTGATCAAGACGTCGCTGGCGTTGCGTGAGGAGCTGATCCCGGCCAGCCTGCACTACACCAGCCCGAACCCCGAGATCGACTTCGAGAACAGCCCGTTCTATGTCAACAGCAACCTCTCGCCCTGGCGCACCCGGGACGGCCGGCTGCCGATGGCGGGCATCAACTCCCTCGGCATGGGCGGCACCAACGTCCACGTCGTGGTGGAGCAGGCGCCGACCCGCGCGCTGAGCGCGGCGCCGGAGTCGACGGCACGCCGTTACCAGGTGCTGCCGGTGTCCGCGCGGACCGCCGCGGCCGCGGGCCAGGCCTGCGACCGGCTCGCCGCGCATCTGGGCGGGGTGGCCGGCGCCCGGCTGGTCGACGTCGCCTACACCCTGCAGGTCGGGCGCAAGACCTTCGAGCACCGCCGGGTGGCGGTGGCCCAGGACCTGGCCGAGGCGGCCGGAGTGCTGTCCGGTTCGGAGAGCGCCGGCGGCGCGAGCCTGCTGAGCCGGGTGGACGCCGTTCGCGGCCGCCAGCTGGCGATGCTGTTCACCGGCGTCGGCGAGCAGTACCCCGGCATGGTCAGCGAGCTGTACCGCCGCGAGCCGGTGTTCGCCGCCGCGCTGGCGGAGTGCCTGACGCTGCTGAGTCCGGAGTTGCCCGACACCGACCTGCTCGACCTGCTGGCCGGCCCGCGCGGCGCGGTGGCGGGGCTGGCCGCGCTGCTCGGTCGCACCGACTCGACGCAGGACCCGCGGGCCGCTGCTCTGGAGCGCACCGAGGTGGTGCAACCGGCGCTGTTCGCCGTGGAGTACGCGCTGGCGCGCACCTTGCAGGCCTGGGGCGTGCAGCCGCAGGTGATGCTCGGGTACAGCCTGGGCGAGTACGTCGCGGCGTGCCTGGCCGGCGTGCTGTCACTGCCTGACGCCGTGGCGCTGGTGTGCCACCGCGCGAAGCTGATCGCCACCGTCGCGCCCGGCTCGATGATCGCGGTGTCCCTGACCGCCGAGCAGCTGCAGGCCCGGTTCCCGCTGTCCGAGCGGCAACTCGACATCGCCGCCTTCAACGGGCCGCAGGTCACCGTGGTCGCGGGTCCGGTACCGGCCGTGCAGGCCCTGGCCGAGGACCTGCGCAAGGCCGAAGTCCCGTGTCGGCTGCTGAGCACCACCCACGCCTTCCACAGCCGGATGCTGGAGCAGGTGGGCGAGCAGCTCACCAGCTGGGTCGCCGCGAACGTGCGCCTGAACCCGCCGCAGCTGAGCTACATCTCCAACCTGACCGGCGGGTACGCCGAGGCGGACCTGGTCTGCGATCCCGGTTACTGGGCCAAGCACATGTGCCAACCGGTGCAGTTCGCGGCCGGCGCGCAGACCCTGCTCGCCGACCCGGAGCTGGCGGTGCTCGAAGTCGGGCCCGGCCAGTCCCTGGGCGCGCTGATCCGCGGCGCGGGCGCAGAGCCCCGGCAGTGGCCGCTGATCCTGTCGCTGCTGCCGGCCGCCAACGACAACCGCCCGGACGACGCGGTCCTCACCGACGCCCTGGCCCGGCTGTGGCTGCTCGGCGTCGAGCTGGACTGGGTGAGCCACCACGACCGGCAGCCGGGCGCGCAGGAGCCTGAGCTCGACCTCCGGCCCGGCCGGGTGCCGCTGCCGACCTACCCGTTCCAGCGGCAGCGTTACTGGATCGACGGCGCGCCGCGCGGGCTGTCCGGGGCACTGCCGGCAACGGCGCCGGCCCAGTCCGAGCCGGCCTCGCAGGCCCCGTCGGAGATGAGCTTCGACACCATCGCCACGCTGCCCAAGCTGGACGAGGACGAGTGGCTGCATCTGCCGGTGTGGCGCCAGACCGCGCGGCCGGCAGCCGCCGAGCAGCAACCCGGCTTGTGGCTGGTCTACACCCGCGGTGGCACCGCCGACGAGGTGGTGGCCCGGCTGCGCCGGACGCTGCCGAGCACTGCCACGGTGGACGTGGTGCGCCCCGGTGACGGCTACGCCGCCGTCGAGGACGGCTACACCGTGCGGCCGGGCAACGTCGAGGACACCCTGGCGCTGTTGCGCGAGCTGCGCTCAGCCGGCCGCCCGTTGACGCGGGCGGTGCACCTGTGGGCCCTGGAGTCCGCGCCCGATGAGGTGATGCTGTCCCAGGGCGTGCACACCCTGGTGGCGCTGGCCCGCGCGGCCGGCGAGCTGGGCATGGACACCTGGTCGCTGGACGTGGTGGTCTCGGGCACCCAGCAGGTGCTCGACGACGACGTGTCCCGGCCCTACGCCGCGACACTGACCGGCCCGTGCCGGGTGATCCCGCTGGAGTACCCGAACGTCACCAGCCGGTTGGTCGACCTGGACCCGGCTCCGATCATGAGCCCGGCCGCGATCGCCGGCCTGCTGGCCGAACTGCAGAGCCCGCAGGCCGACGCGCTGGTGGCGTTGCGCCACGGCCGTCGCTGGTTGCCCGAGTACCACCGCATGGTGGCCCCGCCGGTCACCCAGGGCGCCGGCGGCGACGTGCTGCGCGAGGGCGGGGTGTACCTGATCACCGGCGGCCTCGGCGGCATCGCGCTGGCGATGGCCGAGCGGCTGGCCCGGGACTACTCCGCCAAGCTGGTCCTGCTGGGCCGCAACGGCCTGCCGGAGCGCTCGCAATGGCCGGCGATCCTGGCCGCGGACCCGGAGTCCGGGAAGGTCGATGACCGCACCCGGCGACGGGTGGCGGCGGTGTCGGGCCTGCTCGAGCACGGCGCCGAGGTCGAGATCGTCACCGGTGACGTCGCCAGCACCGACGACGTCCGCCGGGCTGTCGAGCTGGCTCTGGAACGCTTCGGCGCGCTGCACGGCGTGCTGCACGTCGCCGGCCTGCCGGCGATGGGGCTGATGCAGTTCAAGCGCCCGGCCGAGCTGGATCTGGTGCTGGCCCCGAAGGTCGCCGGCACCCTGGCGATCGCCGACGCGTTGCGGATCGGCAAGCCCGATGAGATCGAGCTGGACTTCCTGG